Proteins encoded within one genomic window of Chrysemys picta bellii isolate R12L10 chromosome 6, ASM1138683v2, whole genome shotgun sequence:
- the RAD23B gene encoding UV excision repair protein RAD23 homolog B isoform X3: MVTKPKAAAAPAPTPSPATTQQSNATTTTVSSTTTAAAAPAPAPLPVPAPAPAPAPAPTPPTPAAVACEPVPVSATKEEKPAEKPIEATAAISPTSTDSTSGDTSRSNLFEDATSALVTGQSYENMVTEIMSMGYEREQVIAALRASFNNPDRAVEYLLMGIPGDRETQAAADPPQAASTGASQSSAVAAAAATTTTTTSSSGGHPLEFLRNQPQFQQMRQIIQQNPNLLPALLQQIGRENPQLLQQISQHQEHFIQMLNEPVQESGGQGGGGGGGGGGSGGVAEAGSGQMNYIQVTPQEKEAIERLKALGFPEGLVIQAYFACEKNENLAANFLLQQNFDED, encoded by the exons CccaaagcagcagctgctcctgctccAACACCATCACCAGCTACAACGCAGCAATCAAATGCTACCACTACTACTGTTAGTTCTACTACaacagctgctgcagcccctgcaccagctCCTCTAccagtccctgctcctgctcctgccccagccccagcccctaccCCTCCAACACCAGCTGCAGTGGCTTGTGAACCTGTACCTGTAAGTGCCACTAAAGAAGAGAAACCAGCGGAGAAGCCCATTGAGGCAACAGCTGCTATCAGCCCAACATCAACTGACAG TACATCAGGTGATACTTCTCGATCAAACCTTTTTGAGGATGCTACAAGTGCACTTG TGACAGGTCAGTCTTATGAGAATATGGTGACTGAGATCATGTCAATGGGCTATGAGCGAGAGCAAGTAATTGCAGCACTGAGAGCCAGCTTCAACAATCCTGACAGAGCAGTGGAGTACCTTCTAATG GGTATCCCTGGAGATAGAGAGACTCAAGCTGCGGCTGATCCTCCTCAGGCAGCAAGCACTGGTGCGTCTCAATCTTCAGCagtggcagcagcggcagcaaccacAACTACGACTACTAGTTCTTCAGGCG GACATCCACTTGAATTTTTACGAAATCAACCTCAGTTCCAGCAGATGAGACAAATTATTCAGCAGAATCCTAATCTGCTGCCAGCATTGCTACAGCAGATAGGACGGGAAAACCCCCAGCTACTGCAG CAAATCAGCCAACATCAGGAGCATTTTATTCAGATGTTAAATGAGCCAGTTCAAGAGTCTGGTggccaaggaggaggaggaggtggtggcggcggcggcagTGGAGGAGTAGCAGAAGCTGGAAGTGGTCAGATGAACTACATTCAAGTAACACCTCAGGAGAAAGAAGCTATAGAGAGG TTAAAGGCATTAGGATTTCCTGAAGGACTTGTGATACAAGCATATTTTGCTTGTGAGAAGAATGAAAACTTGGCTGCCAACTTTCTTCTACAACAGAACTTTGATGAAGATTGA